A single Corynebacterium stationis DNA region contains:
- a CDS encoding phosphoribosylaminoimidazolesuccinocarboxamide synthase: protein MRPQLSDYQHVSSGKVRDIYEVDDNTLLMVVTDRISAYDFALEPAIPDKGRVLTATTMFFFDAIDFPNHLAGPIDDARIPEEVLGRALIVKKLNMLPFECVARGYLTGSGLKEYNANGTVCGIELPEGLVEASRLPEPIFTPATKAEQGDHDENVSFERVVQDLGQERAEQLRDETLRIYSAAAKIAEEKGIILADTKFEFGLDSEGNLVLGDEVLTPDSSRYWPADTYAEGIVQPSFDKQYVRNWLTSEESGWDVESETQPPVLPDDIVAATRLRYIEAYERLSGKRFIDFIGG from the coding sequence ATGCGCCCACAGCTTTCTGATTATCAGCACGTATCCTCCGGCAAAGTCCGCGATATCTACGAAGTAGATGACAACACTTTGCTCATGGTGGTCACCGACCGCATCTCCGCCTATGACTTCGCTCTAGAGCCAGCCATCCCCGATAAAGGCCGGGTTCTTACCGCAACCACCATGTTCTTCTTCGACGCCATCGATTTCCCGAACCATTTGGCAGGACCCATCGATGATGCGCGGATTCCAGAAGAAGTATTGGGCCGAGCGCTCATCGTTAAGAAGCTCAACATGCTGCCCTTTGAGTGCGTTGCCCGCGGTTACCTCACCGGTTCTGGCCTGAAGGAATACAACGCCAATGGCACCGTGTGCGGCATCGAGCTGCCAGAAGGCTTGGTTGAGGCGTCGCGTCTGCCAGAGCCAATTTTCACCCCAGCCACCAAGGCAGAGCAGGGCGACCACGATGAAAACGTCAGCTTCGAGCGCGTGGTGCAGGACCTTGGCCAAGAGCGCGCAGAGCAGCTTCGCGATGAAACCCTGCGCATCTACTCCGCCGCCGCCAAGATTGCCGAAGAAAAGGGCATCATCTTGGCTGATACCAAGTTTGAATTCGGCCTTGATTCCGAAGGCAATCTGGTCTTGGGCGATGAAGTACTCACGCCTGATTCCTCCCGGTACTGGCCAGCAGACACCTACGCGGAAGGCATTGTGCAGCCTAGCTTCGACAAGCAGTACGTGCGCAACTGGTTGACCTCGGAGGAATCCGGCTGGGATGTGGAGTCGGAAACCCAGCCGCCAGTGCTTCCCGATGACATCGTCGCCGCCACCCGCCTGCGCTACATCGAGGCTTATGAGCGCTTGTCCGGCAAGCGTTTCATCGACTTCATTGGCGGTTAA